In a genomic window of Nodosilinea sp. E11:
- a CDS encoding metallophosphoesterase codes for MSSKLVTEPSIDVKIRKMQQRVRWQHPKLAERGIDQTRLVIADGSSQNEPFSFLVVGDSGTGRHRTSSPQRQVAELLLPHLDSARFTLHTGDVVYLVGSREQYPSNFIKPYREWLVGGEHYRRIRYDRMTLQHPILPVLGNHDYYDLPMLIGLASGITAPLRYALRSYLDLDVSWHGSDQGDTFARAFLDYLCAVPEAQLDQHLDSYYTSQVGKTRALTYRPGQFTRLPNRYYTFRYGGIDFFALDSNTFNQPLPMANDQAGRQALQEQCQQLEMAKADLVRQAGMSLFSPEDEDHQEDLTERIESIDEQLNDIGKQLQSSRQSIVDTEQLQWLRDRLIDSWQDPAVRGRILFFHHPPYVTEATKWGQGQTLAVRYHLRQVLDAVAAEVAEIAQDRPLVDLVLNGHAHCLDYVRTGDTGHGDAHIPWVICGGSGYSLRRQRPEGPELTEGLDGSTRSVATSHLFLGRTRNDGKLNRPYSGLRVEISGGNPPQVTIVPLVAEKFDGSWQGYEMEGLVV; via the coding sequence ATGTCTTCAAAACTGGTCACAGAGCCTTCCATTGATGTCAAAATCCGCAAAATGCAGCAGCGGGTGCGATGGCAACACCCCAAATTAGCAGAGCGTGGCATCGACCAAACCCGCCTGGTTATTGCCGACGGCAGCAGCCAGAATGAACCGTTCTCGTTCTTGGTGGTTGGCGACAGTGGCACTGGGCGGCACCGCACCAGCAGCCCCCAGCGCCAGGTAGCCGAATTGCTCCTTCCCCACCTCGACTCGGCTCGGTTTACGCTGCACACTGGCGATGTGGTGTACCTAGTCGGCTCGCGAGAACAGTATCCGTCAAACTTTATTAAGCCCTACCGCGAATGGCTAGTGGGAGGTGAGCACTACCGCCGCATTCGCTACGATCGCATGACGCTCCAGCACCCCATTTTGCCGGTACTGGGCAACCACGACTACTACGACCTTCCCATGCTGATTGGTTTGGCCTCAGGCATTACCGCACCGTTGCGCTACGCCCTGCGCTCTTACCTAGACTTAGACGTGAGCTGGCACGGTTCTGACCAGGGCGATACTTTCGCCAGGGCGTTTTTAGACTACCTGTGTGCGGTGCCCGAGGCTCAGCTGGATCAGCATCTCGATAGCTATTACACCAGCCAGGTGGGCAAAACCCGCGCCCTTACCTACCGGCCAGGCCAGTTTACTCGGCTGCCTAACCGTTACTACACCTTTCGCTACGGCGGCATCGATTTTTTTGCCCTCGACTCCAACACCTTTAACCAGCCTCTGCCCATGGCCAACGACCAGGCCGGTCGTCAAGCTTTGCAGGAACAGTGTCAGCAGCTTGAGATGGCGAAGGCTGACCTAGTGCGACAGGCCGGTATGAGCCTCTTTAGTCCAGAGGATGAAGACCACCAAGAAGACCTCACTGAACGGATTGAATCGATCGACGAGCAGCTCAATGACATCGGCAAGCAGCTCCAGAGTTCTCGCCAGTCAATCGTGGATACCGAGCAGCTTCAGTGGTTACGCGATCGCCTGATCGACTCCTGGCAAGACCCGGCAGTCCGGGGGCGCATTCTGTTCTTTCACCACCCGCCCTACGTGACTGAAGCCACTAAATGGGGTCAGGGGCAAACCCTAGCCGTGCGCTACCACCTGCGCCAGGTGCTTGATGCCGTGGCCGCCGAAGTGGCCGAGATAGCTCAAGATCGTCCCCTAGTCGATCTCGTGCTCAACGGCCATGCCCACTGCCTCGATTATGTGCGTACGGGCGACACCGGCCACGGCGATGCCCACATTCCCTGGGTAATCTGCGGCGGCAGCGGCTACAGCCTACGGCGACAGCGCCCAGAAGGGCCAGAGCTGACCGAAGGGTTGGATGGCAGCACTCGCTCTGTGGCCACGTCGCACCTGTTCCTGGGCCGCACCCGAAATGACGG
- a CDS encoding class I SAM-dependent methyltransferase, with protein sequence MGVYNERILPYLMDIAMADSILGDYRQTALAEVSGAVLEIGFGTGLNLPHYPDHVRQLVTVDPSPGVHRLAQKRIAASPIAVDHRMLGGEALPMGDRTFDSVVSTFTLCSIAQIEPALAEIYRVLKPGGRFFFVEHGLSDEPAIQTWQNRLTPIQKRIAGGCHLNRNIRRLVEQQFDHVVIGAAYAPNLPKVAGYFYQGVATKL encoded by the coding sequence ATGGGCGTTTACAACGAGAGAATTTTGCCCTATCTGATGGATATTGCCATGGCCGATTCTATTTTGGGTGACTATCGCCAGACTGCGCTGGCCGAAGTTAGCGGCGCAGTGCTTGAAATCGGTTTTGGCACCGGGCTCAATTTACCCCATTACCCCGACCATGTGCGTCAGCTGGTGACCGTAGACCCCAGCCCAGGGGTGCACCGCTTGGCCCAAAAGCGCATTGCTGCTTCACCAATCGCGGTGGATCATCGCATGTTAGGGGGGGAGGCGCTGCCCATGGGCGATCGCACCTTTGACAGTGTGGTGAGTACCTTTACTCTATGCAGCATTGCCCAAATCGAGCCAGCCCTGGCTGAAATCTATCGGGTGCTGAAACCGGGTGGTCGATTCTTTTTTGTTGAACATGGCCTGAGTGATGAGCCCGCTATTCAAACCTGGCAAAATCGCCTCACCCCGATTCAAAAGCGCATTGCTGGGGGGTGTCACCTAAACCGCAATATTCGCCGTTTGGTCGAGCAACAGTTTGATCACGTGGTGATTGGTGCGGCCTACGCTCCCAACCTGCCCAAGGTTGCGGGATATTTTTATCAAGGAGTTGCCACTAAACTCTAA
- a CDS encoding magnesium chelatase subunit H — translation MFTHVKPTVRHIAPDDLNGRRLVKVVYVVLEPQYQSSLSSAIRSINASNSQVAFEVNGYLIEELRDANNYAAFKQDVAEANVFIASLIFIEDLADKVVEAVAPVRDQLDVAVCFPSMPQVMRLNKMGSFSMAQLGQSKSMIASFMKKRKEKSGAGFQDAMLKLLRTLPTVLKYLPVEKAQDARNFMLSFQYWLGGSPENLENFFLMLADRYVITDSPIEGAPQAESLEYEEPVTYPDMGIWHPMAPHMFEDIKEYLNWHSSRRDISEDLKDPLAPTIGLVLQRTHLVTGDEAHYVAMVQEFEYLGAKVIPVFAGGLDFSKPVDAYFFDPVDNSKTIVDAVVSLTGFALVGGPARQDHPKAIETLKRLNRPYMVALPLVFQTTEEWEDSDLGLHPIQVALQMAIPELDGAIEPIVLSGRDGLTGRAISLQDRIESITQRAMKWANLRRKPKLDKKLAITVFSFPPDKGNVGTAAYLDVFGSIYKVLEAMKQNGYDVQDLPESPEALLQEVIHDAQAQYASPELNIAYRMPVREYQALTPYAERLEENWGPPPGNLNTDGENMLVYGKAFGNVFIGVQPTFGYEGDPMRLLFSRSASPHHGFAAYYTFLNKIWGADAVLHFGTHGSLEFMPGKQMGMSGTCYPDNLIGSIPNLYYYAANNPSEATIAKRRGYAETISYLTPPAENAGLYKGLKELSELIGSYQGNKESGRAVQIVNAIIETARICNLDRDVALPEGDSGELSNDERDNLVGKIYIKLMEIESRLLPCGLHVVGKPPTAEEAIATLVNIGSLDREEDGIKSLQRIIAESLGRDIDDIYGNSDRGHLADVQLLYDINQGVRAAVAALVQEQIDAEGRVSKVSRLNFFNIGRKEPWVKALHEAGYTKVDSEALKPLMEYLEFCLEQVCADNELGALLQALEGEYILPGPGGDPIRNPDVLPTGKNIHALDPQSIPTTAAVQSAKIVVDRLLERQRQENGGAYPETIATVLWGTDNIKTYGESLAQIMWFVGVKPVPDSLGRVNKLELLSLEELGRPRVDIVVNCSGVFRDLFINQMALLDRAVKMAAEADEPLEMNFVRKHALEQAAEMGIGLREAATRIFSNASGSYSSNINLAVENSTWENEAELQEMYLKRKSFAFNSDNPGVMDSNRGLFESALKTAEATFQNLDSSEISLTDVSHYFDSDPTKLVASLREDGKAPAAYIADTTTANAQVRTLSETVRLDARTKMLNPKWYEGMLSHGYEGVRELSKRLVNTMGWSATAGAVDNWVYEDVNTTFIQDPEMCKRLMDLNPNSFRRMVSTLLEVNGRGYWETSDENLEKLQELYQEVEDRIEGVE, via the coding sequence ATGTTCACCCACGTCAAGCCCACTGTGCGCCACATTGCCCCCGACGATCTCAACGGGCGCCGTCTGGTTAAGGTGGTCTATGTGGTTTTGGAGCCTCAATACCAGAGCTCTCTGTCGTCGGCCATCCGGTCGATCAACGCTAGCAATTCTCAGGTGGCCTTCGAAGTCAACGGCTACCTGATTGAAGAACTGCGCGACGCCAACAACTACGCGGCGTTTAAACAAGATGTGGCCGAGGCCAACGTATTTATCGCCTCGCTGATCTTCATTGAAGACCTGGCCGACAAGGTGGTCGAGGCTGTCGCCCCAGTGCGCGACCAGCTCGATGTAGCCGTGTGCTTCCCCTCCATGCCCCAGGTAATGCGCCTCAACAAGATGGGCAGCTTCTCCATGGCCCAATTGGGTCAGTCGAAGAGCATGATCGCCTCCTTCATGAAAAAGCGGAAGGAGAAGTCGGGGGCAGGTTTCCAGGACGCCATGCTGAAGCTGCTGCGCACCCTGCCCACGGTGCTGAAGTACCTGCCGGTGGAAAAGGCCCAGGATGCCCGCAACTTCATGCTCAGCTTCCAGTACTGGCTGGGCGGTTCCCCTGAGAACCTAGAGAATTTCTTCCTGATGCTGGCCGATCGCTACGTGATCACCGACAGCCCAATTGAGGGCGCGCCCCAGGCCGAGAGCCTAGAGTACGAAGAGCCCGTCACCTACCCCGACATGGGCATTTGGCACCCCATGGCCCCGCACATGTTTGAGGATATTAAGGAGTACCTCAACTGGCACAGCTCCCGCCGCGATATCTCTGAAGACCTCAAAGACCCCCTGGCCCCCACCATTGGCCTGGTGCTGCAACGCACCCACCTGGTCACCGGCGACGAGGCCCACTATGTGGCCATGGTGCAGGAGTTTGAATACCTGGGCGCGAAGGTGATCCCCGTGTTTGCGGGCGGGCTCGATTTCTCCAAGCCCGTGGATGCCTACTTCTTTGACCCGGTTGACAACAGCAAAACCATTGTCGATGCCGTGGTTTCCCTCACCGGCTTTGCTCTGGTGGGTGGCCCCGCCCGTCAAGACCACCCCAAGGCGATCGAGACCCTGAAACGGCTCAACCGCCCCTACATGGTGGCGCTGCCCCTGGTGTTCCAAACCACCGAAGAGTGGGAAGACAGCGATCTGGGCCTGCACCCGATTCAGGTGGCGCTGCAGATGGCGATTCCTGAGCTGGATGGGGCGATCGAACCGATCGTGCTTTCGGGCCGTGATGGATTAACTGGTCGGGCGATTTCTCTACAAGACCGGATCGAATCGATCACCCAGCGGGCGATGAAGTGGGCCAACCTACGCCGCAAGCCCAAGCTCGACAAAAAGCTGGCGATCACCGTGTTCAGCTTTCCCCCCGACAAGGGCAACGTCGGCACCGCTGCCTACCTGGATGTGTTCGGCTCCATCTATAAAGTGCTGGAGGCGATGAAGCAAAACGGCTACGACGTGCAGGATCTGCCCGAGTCGCCCGAAGCCCTGCTGCAAGAAGTGATCCACGACGCCCAGGCCCAGTACGCCAGCCCCGAGCTAAATATCGCCTACCGCATGCCGGTGCGCGAGTACCAGGCGCTGACCCCCTACGCCGAGCGGCTGGAAGAAAACTGGGGGCCACCGCCGGGCAACCTGAATACCGACGGCGAAAACATGCTGGTCTACGGTAAGGCCTTTGGCAATGTGTTCATCGGCGTGCAGCCCACCTTCGGCTACGAAGGCGACCCGATGCGGCTGCTGTTCTCCCGCTCTGCCAGCCCCCACCACGGCTTCGCGGCCTACTACACCTTCCTGAACAAAATCTGGGGCGCGGATGCGGTGCTGCACTTTGGCACCCACGGGTCTTTGGAATTCATGCCCGGCAAGCAAATGGGTATGTCGGGCACCTGCTACCCCGACAACCTGATCGGCAGCATCCCCAACCTCTACTACTACGCGGCCAACAACCCCTCCGAGGCGACCATCGCCAAGCGCCGAGGCTATGCCGAGACCATCAGCTACCTGACCCCTCCTGCTGAGAATGCGGGTCTCTATAAGGGGCTAAAAGAGCTAAGCGAGCTGATCGGCTCCTACCAGGGCAACAAGGAGAGCGGTCGGGCGGTGCAGATCGTCAACGCCATTATTGAAACGGCGCGGATCTGTAACCTCGATCGAGACGTGGCACTGCCCGAAGGCGACTCCGGGGAGCTTTCCAATGACGAGCGCGACAACCTGGTGGGCAAGATCTACATCAAGCTGATGGAGATCGAGTCGCGGCTGCTGCCCTGCGGTCTGCACGTGGTGGGCAAGCCGCCCACAGCTGAAGAGGCGATCGCCACCCTAGTCAACATCGGCAGCCTCGATCGCGAAGAGGACGGCATCAAGAGCCTCCAGCGGATCATCGCTGAGAGCCTGGGCCGCGATATTGACGATATCTACGGAAACAGCGATCGCGGCCACCTGGCCGACGTCCAACTCCTGTATGACATCAACCAGGGGGTACGGGCCGCCGTTGCCGCCCTCGTCCAGGAGCAAATCGATGCTGAAGGGCGGGTGTCTAAGGTGTCGCGGCTCAACTTCTTCAACATTGGCCGCAAAGAACCCTGGGTCAAAGCTCTCCATGAGGCGGGCTACACCAAGGTGGACAGCGAAGCCCTCAAGCCCCTAATGGAGTACCTGGAGTTTTGCCTGGAGCAGGTCTGCGCCGACAACGAACTGGGTGCCCTACTCCAAGCCCTCGAAGGCGAGTACATTCTCCCCGGTCCCGGCGGCGACCCGATCCGCAACCCCGATGTGCTGCCCACCGGCAAAAACATCCACGCCCTCGACCCCCAGTCGATCCCCACAACGGCGGCGGTGCAGTCCGCCAAGATTGTGGTGGATAGATTACTGGAGCGGCAACGCCAGGAAAACGGCGGGGCCTACCCCGAAACCATCGCCACCGTGCTCTGGGGCACCGACAACATCAAAACCTACGGCGAATCCCTGGCTCAGATTATGTGGTTTGTGGGTGTCAAGCCCGTGCCCGACTCCTTGGGCCGGGTGAACAAACTGGAGCTGCTGTCCCTTGAAGAGCTGGGTCGCCCCCGCGTTGACATCGTGGTCAACTGCTCTGGAGTTTTCCGCGACCTGTTCATCAACCAGATGGCCTTGTTGGATCGCGCCGTGAAAATGGCCGCCGAAGCCGACGAGCCCCTGGAGATGAATTTCGTTCGCAAACACGCCCTGGAGCAGGCCGCAGAGATGGGCATTGGCCTACGCGAAGCCGCCACCCGCATCTTCTCCAATGCCTCAGGTTCCTACTCCTCCAACATCAACCTGGCGGTAGAGAACAGCACCTGGGAGAACGAGGCCGAACTCCAGGAGATGTACCTGAAGCGCAAGTCCTTTGCCTTCAACTCCGACAACCCCGGCGTGATGGACAGCAACCGGGGCCTGTTTGAGTCGGCCCTGAAGACCGCCGAGGCCACCTTCCAAAACCTGGATTCCTCGGAGATCTCCCTCACCGACGTGTCGCACTACTTCGACTCTGACCCCACCAAGCTGGTGGCGTCTCTGCGCGAAGACGGTAAGGCTCCGGCTGCCTACATCGCCGACACCACCACCGCCAACGCCCAGGTGCGCACCCTGTCGGAAACGGTGAGACTGGATGCCCGCACCAAAATGCTCAACCCCAAGTGGTACGAGGGCATGCTCTCCCACGGCTACGAAGGGGTGCGGGAACTCTCTAAGCGCCTGGTGAATACCATGGGCTGGTCGGCCACCGCTGGCGCGGTCGATAACTGGGTCTACGAAGATGTCAACACCACCTTCATTCAAGACCCGGAGATGTGCAAGCGCCTGATGGATCTCAACCCCAACTCGTTCCGCCGTATGGTCTCGACCCTGCTGGAGGTAAACGGGCGCGGCTATTGGGAAACCAGCGACGAAAACCTGGAGAAGCTACAAGAGCTGTACCAGGAAGTAGAAGACCGCATTGAGGGAGTGGAGTAA
- a CDS encoding DUF305 domain-containing protein produces MRLNRPLATMLALGTLIPLAACGNSMHQGHSGMHEGHSDAMMHGGHGDQGHAMNLGPADATYDLRFIDGMIPHHEGAVVMAEAALENSQRPEIRQLAEEIIAAQAVEIAQMQEWRAEWYPNAPAEPVMYHAEMNHDMPMSKDMIAAMRMDMDLGGADEEFDLRFINAMIPHHEGAVAMAEDLQGKSERPELLTLAEDIISSQQAEIDQMMQWRQEWYGQ; encoded by the coding sequence ATGCGATTGAATCGCCCCCTGGCTACGATGCTGGCCCTAGGTACTCTGATCCCCCTAGCCGCTTGCGGCAACTCGATGCACCAGGGGCATAGCGGTATGCACGAAGGCCACAGTGACGCCATGATGCATGGTGGTCACGGTGATCAGGGCCACGCCATGAATCTCGGCCCCGCTGATGCCACCTACGACCTACGCTTTATCGACGGCATGATTCCCCACCATGAAGGAGCCGTGGTGATGGCCGAGGCAGCGCTAGAAAATTCTCAGCGACCCGAAATTCGCCAACTAGCGGAGGAGATTATTGCCGCCCAGGCCGTGGAAATTGCTCAGATGCAGGAGTGGCGGGCCGAGTGGTACCCCAACGCCCCCGCCGAGCCAGTGATGTACCACGCTGAAATGAACCACGACATGCCCATGAGTAAAGACATGATTGCTGCCATGCGCATGGATATGGATCTGGGCGGGGCCGATGAGGAGTTTGACCTGCGCTTTATTAACGCGATGATTCCTCACCATGAGGGGGCCGTGGCGATGGCGGAGGATTTGCAGGGCAAAAGCGAACGGCCTGAACTGCTCACCCTGGCCGAAGATATTATCAGCTCGCAGCAGGCCGAGATCGATCAGATGATGCAGTGGCGGCAGGAGTGGTACGGCCAGTAG
- a CDS encoding iron-sulfur cluster assembly accessory protein, whose amino-acid sequence MAQATEQTRGILMSETALRHVKALQASQGNKELCLRVGVRQGGCSGMSYTMDFEDPANINEHDEVYDYEGFRVICDKKSLLYLYGLMLDYSDALIGGGFQFTNPNAVQTCGCGKSFGA is encoded by the coding sequence ATGGCTCAAGCCACCGAACAGACCCGAGGCATTTTAATGTCGGAAACGGCCCTTCGGCACGTTAAGGCACTCCAAGCATCTCAAGGCAATAAAGAACTCTGCTTGCGCGTCGGGGTTCGCCAGGGCGGCTGCTCTGGCATGTCCTACACCATGGATTTTGAAGATCCGGCCAACATCAACGAACACGACGAAGTCTACGACTACGAAGGCTTTCGGGTGATCTGCGACAAAAAGAGCTTGCTCTATCTCTACGGCCTTATGCTCGACTACAGCGACGCGCTGATCGGCGGCGGCTTTCAGTTCACTAACCCCAACGCGGTACAGACCTGCGGCTGCGGTAAATCCTTCGGGGCGTAG
- a CDS encoding DUF6930 domain-containing protein yields the protein MTRLNRITLDRLKRLPRVASVWEGDRRSVGSLMDEDAGLRQRHTETSDCILWVDSSHGAVRGLTIVPATSGYEPIVRTLIQAIETPQGNLPPARPQKIVVSDREIQFYLRGALQGLDIGIDYAPELPLIDELFNALQQSAEMTEAELPARYAEAMLDKAMEIWELAPWNTLNEQQVLAVELNTWDLETLYVSMLGMGGVEYGLLMYRSLDSLKQFRQRVLLGQQSPKQMQEAFLEQDCLFLNFELFDDEPFALAPQPASWLASAPEAVQPDFGSIHPLEGMRSQLADEEGATFLVAMEAIHRFVTRYRAQLEKPPLKALQSTYKIPNPEKNGGASPLKVTVKTLPEVTAELADQTDSAFEDGPRDLPNFPVLRDDYVPEGAIIILTQFQRQLINELHHNPTIAFQCNGHSAQDAADAPSLPVVLIQTSRPKAKTLIQQLQQAQGVEAVCFNPGSDPFSGDAFELGLLQTGDGELHLFAEYETNGSADRHLLERWHHWQSDCNGACAVIIASGITGSSKGKPSVKDILGIFEARCKTPKDLHLPPLMLQYATEWELD from the coding sequence ATGACCCGATTGAACCGCATTACCCTAGATCGCCTAAAGCGGCTGCCCCGCGTAGCCAGCGTGTGGGAGGGCGATCGCCGCTCGGTGGGCAGCTTGATGGATGAGGATGCCGGACTGCGCCAGCGCCACACCGAAACGAGCGACTGTATTCTCTGGGTTGACAGCAGCCACGGCGCGGTTCGGGGTCTCACCATTGTGCCTGCCACCAGCGGCTACGAACCCATTGTGCGCACTTTAATTCAGGCGATCGAAACCCCTCAGGGCAACCTGCCTCCGGCTCGTCCGCAGAAGATTGTGGTCAGCGATCGCGAAATTCAGTTTTACCTGCGCGGCGCTCTTCAGGGCCTCGACATTGGCATTGACTATGCCCCCGAGCTTCCCCTGATTGACGAACTCTTCAACGCCCTGCAACAGTCAGCCGAAATGACCGAGGCAGAGCTGCCCGCCCGCTACGCTGAGGCCATGCTCGACAAAGCCATGGAGATCTGGGAACTGGCCCCCTGGAACACCCTCAACGAGCAGCAGGTACTGGCGGTCGAACTCAACACCTGGGATCTTGAAACCCTCTACGTGTCGATGCTGGGCATGGGCGGTGTGGAATACGGGCTGCTGATGTATCGCTCCCTTGACTCGCTCAAGCAGTTTCGTCAGCGGGTGTTGCTGGGGCAGCAGTCGCCCAAGCAAATGCAGGAGGCCTTTTTAGAACAAGACTGTCTGTTTCTAAATTTTGAACTGTTCGATGACGAGCCCTTTGCGCTGGCTCCTCAGCCCGCGAGTTGGTTGGCCTCGGCTCCTGAAGCAGTACAACCCGATTTCGGTAGCATTCATCCCCTAGAGGGCATGCGCAGTCAGCTCGCCGACGAAGAAGGCGCTACCTTTTTAGTCGCCATGGAGGCCATTCATCGCTTCGTCACCCGCTATCGCGCCCAGCTCGAAAAACCACCCCTTAAGGCGCTCCAGAGCACTTATAAAATCCCTAATCCTGAAAAGAATGGGGGAGCATCGCCGCTGAAAGTTACTGTCAAGACCCTGCCCGAGGTGACCGCAGAGTTAGCCGATCAAACCGATAGCGCCTTTGAAGATGGCCCTCGGGACCTACCCAATTTTCCAGTGCTGCGCGATGACTATGTGCCCGAAGGGGCAATCATCATTCTGACCCAATTTCAGCGGCAGCTGATCAACGAGCTACACCACAACCCCACCATTGCATTTCAATGCAATGGCCATTCTGCCCAGGATGCCGCCGATGCTCCGAGCCTGCCGGTGGTGCTGATTCAAACCTCTCGACCCAAGGCCAAGACGCTGATTCAGCAGCTACAGCAGGCCCAGGGGGTAGAGGCGGTCTGTTTTAACCCTGGCAGTGATCCCTTCAGTGGCGATGCCTTTGAACTTGGCCTGCTGCAAACTGGCGATGGCGAACTCCACCTGTTTGCAGAGTATGAAACCAACGGCAGTGCCGATCGCCATCTGCTAGAGCGCTGGCACCATTGGCAAAGCGACTGCAATGGGGCCTGCGCCGTCATCATTGCCAGCGGCATTACCGGCAGCAGTAAGGGCAAACCCAGCGTGAAGGATATTTTGGGCATTTTTGAGGCCCGCTGCAAAACCCCCAAAGATCTGCACCTGCCCCCGCTGATGCTGCAATACGCCACTGAATGGGAGCTAGATTAG
- a CDS encoding VOC family protein, whose product MASTHFDGLVSFYSALFSQSAHPYQPDRYAEFQLPGLRLAIFKPSAEHATQFEAPTSGAMSLCLEVADLDTAIAHLIDLGQPPPGPVMVASHGREVYVYDPAGNRLILHQSAAAFI is encoded by the coding sequence TTGGCTAGCACGCATTTTGACGGGTTGGTTTCGTTTTACAGCGCTCTGTTTAGCCAATCGGCCCACCCCTACCAGCCCGATCGCTATGCTGAGTTTCAGCTGCCAGGGCTCAGGTTAGCCATTTTTAAACCTAGTGCTGAGCATGCGACTCAGTTTGAAGCACCCACCAGCGGGGCCATGAGCCTGTGCTTAGAGGTGGCCGATTTAGACACGGCGATCGCCCATCTGATTGACCTCGGCCAACCTCCTCCTGGTCCGGTGATGGTCGCCTCCCACGGGCGTGAGGTCTATGTCTATGATCCGGCGGGCAACCGGCTGATTCTGCACCAGAGTGCGGCGGCATTCATCTAG
- a CDS encoding alpha/beta hydrolase: protein MVWRRVKIWRRPNWVALGLSSVTLGMTLLGSLPVRAADAIFFRYGLLERSVRTSSLETLIELGQLEDDLAFYLNLAKLNDGQIEQLRQNLTTPLAIDGPLLSRFLYTTLGEDLLAQVGSIVRTRTGDNGKLALRAALIQAATSPEGLSAISAIRALPVDMQINVTDALAVAQAIDQVVSATNDSIVQLASLTTAQAAVVAPLDYGGLSDLAMPGPNRVNIQRFHLTDGERERQLYIDVVHPRQWRGQAPVLVFSHGLSSSPEARHRWASHLASHGIVVVLPQHPGSDAQQVVQFRAGLSRDVFDVQEFIDRPLDITFVLNELERLNPSEFEGRLNLAQVGVGGHSLGGYTALAVAGAELNFPHLEQVCNRRFLHLNISLLLQCQALHLPPQPYRFRDPRVTSVLLINPVNSSIFGPEGLAAVTVPVMVMAGSHDPATPAVFEQFRTFPWYATEQRSLALIEGQAHIDFSALDAGLSHLLTTLPGLTLAEPEVVDRYMNAVGLAFVGRYVARRPEYSLYLRPGYASYLSQNESFRLFMVNAGVEIDQELLVPLGDRLDSLELPTSPLSD from the coding sequence ATGGTCTGGCGTAGGGTCAAAATATGGCGGCGGCCTAACTGGGTTGCCCTCGGTTTGAGCAGCGTTACCCTGGGAATGACTTTGCTCGGTAGTTTACCGGTGCGGGCTGCAGACGCCATTTTCTTTCGGTACGGTCTCCTCGAGCGCTCCGTGCGCACCAGTTCCTTAGAGACTCTCATCGAGTTAGGCCAGCTGGAAGACGATCTGGCGTTTTATCTCAACCTAGCCAAACTCAACGACGGTCAGATCGAACAACTCCGACAGAACCTCACTACGCCTCTAGCCATAGATGGGCCACTGTTGTCTCGCTTTCTCTACACCACCCTAGGCGAAGATCTGCTCGCCCAAGTCGGCTCCATTGTTCGAACTCGCACGGGCGATAACGGTAAACTAGCCCTGCGCGCCGCGCTGATTCAGGCGGCGACTTCGCCGGAGGGGCTATCGGCCATTAGCGCTATACGCGCCCTGCCCGTCGACATGCAGATCAACGTTACCGATGCCCTGGCTGTTGCCCAGGCCATTGACCAGGTGGTTAGCGCCACCAACGACTCTATTGTGCAACTGGCGTCTCTCACCACCGCCCAAGCTGCCGTCGTCGCTCCCCTCGACTACGGCGGCTTGAGTGACCTAGCCATGCCGGGGCCAAATCGGGTCAATATCCAGCGATTCCATTTGACCGATGGTGAGCGAGAACGTCAGCTCTATATCGATGTGGTGCATCCTCGCCAGTGGCGCGGTCAGGCTCCGGTTCTCGTGTTTTCCCATGGGCTGTCTTCTAGCCCCGAAGCTCGCCATCGCTGGGCAAGCCATCTAGCCTCCCACGGCATTGTAGTAGTGCTGCCCCAACATCCGGGCAGCGATGCTCAGCAGGTCGTTCAGTTTCGAGCGGGTTTGAGCCGCGATGTGTTTGATGTCCAGGAGTTTATCGACCGTCCCCTTGACATCACCTTTGTGCTTAACGAGCTAGAACGCCTCAACCCCAGTGAATTCGAGGGGCGTCTCAATCTTGCCCAGGTCGGCGTGGGGGGGCATTCTCTCGGTGGCTATACGGCCCTGGCCGTCGCTGGAGCAGAGCTCAACTTTCCCCACCTAGAACAAGTCTGTAACCGTCGCTTTCTTCACCTCAACATTTCCCTGCTGCTTCAGTGCCAGGCGCTACACCTGCCCCCACAGCCCTACCGCTTCCGTGACCCTCGGGTGACGTCCGTGCTGCTCATCAATCCGGTGAACAGCAGCATCTTTGGCCCCGAGGGCTTAGCTGCCGTGACTGTCCCCGTCATGGTGATGGCAGGCAGCCACGATCCGGCGACTCCGGCTGTGTTCGAGCAATTTCGCACTTTTCCGTGGTACGCCACCGAACAGCGATCGCTGGCCTTGATCGAAGGACAAGCCCACATTGATTTCTCTGCCCTTGATGCCGGTCTATCTCACCTGCTGACTACCCTGCCAGGGCTAACCTTAGCCGAGCCGGAGGTAGTCGATCGCTATATGAATGCTGTTGGGCTGGCCTTTGTGGGCCGCTACGTTGCTCGTCGCCCTGAGTACAGCCTCTATCTGAGGCCTGGCTATGCTAGCTACCTCAGCCAAAACGAATCTTTTCGGCTTTTTATGGTCAATGCGGGTGTTGAGATCGACCAAGAGCTGCTTGTGCCCCTGGGCGATCGCCTAGATTCTTTAGAGCTGCCCACTAGCCCGCTATCCGACTAA